The Pan troglodytes isolate AG18354 chromosome 8, NHGRI_mPanTro3-v2.0_pri, whole genome shotgun sequence genome window below encodes:
- the SPRN gene encoding shadow of prion protein, whose amino-acid sequence MNWAPATCWALLLAAAFLCDSGTAKGGRGGARGSARGGVRGGARGASRVRVRPAQRYGAPGSSLRVAAAGAAAGAAAGAAAGLAAGSGWRRAAGPGERGLEDEEDGVPGGNGTGPGIYSYRAWTSGAGPTRGPRLCLVLGGALGALRLLRP is encoded by the coding sequence ATGAACTGGGCACCCGCAACGTGCTGGGCTCTGCTACTGGCGGCCGCCTTCCTCTGCGACAGCGGCACAGCCAAGGGCGGCCGCGGAGGTGCGCGGGGCAGTGCCCGGGGAGGGGTCCGCGGGGGCGCGCGCGGGGCCTCGAGGGTGCGCGTGAGGCCGGCGCAGCGCTACGGTGCCCCGGGCTCCTCCCTGCGCGTGGCTGCCGCCGGGGCGGCGGCCGGGGCGGCGGCGGGAGCAGCCGCGGGCCTGGCGGCGGGCTCGGGCTGGAGAAGGGCCGCGGGACCCGGGGAACGCGGCCTGGAGGACGAGGAGGACGGGGTGCCCGGAGGCAACGGGACAGGCCCCGGCATCTACAGCTACCGGGCGTGGACTTCGGGCGCTGGACCCACGCGCGGCCCGCGTCTCTGTCTCGTGCTGGGCGGCGCCCTCGGAGCCCTGAGGCTGCTGCGGCCCTAG